A genomic segment from Corylus avellana chromosome ca5, CavTom2PMs-1.0 encodes:
- the LOC132181151 gene encoding monocopper oxidase-like protein SKS1 yields the protein MALLGVSLFSLFSLLHIALIPRLCFAADPYAFYDLHVSYITASPLGVPQQVIAINEKFPGPVINSTTNYNVVVNVWNDLDEDLLMTWPGIQMRRNSWQDGLLGTNCPIHPKRNWTYQFQVKDQIGSFFYFPSLNLQRASGGFGPFIINNRDIIAIPFAEPDGDIIIMIGDWYTRNHTALRSALDAGNDLGMPDGVLINGKGPYQYNTTLVPDGIQYETIQVDPGKTYRVRVHNVGVSTCLNFRIQNHFLTLAETEGFYTVQQNFTDLDIHVGQSYSFLVTMDQNASSDYYIVASARFVNESLWQRVTGVAVLHYSNSKGPATGPLPDPPNDIYDKSRPINQALSIRQNVSASGARPNPQGSFHYGSINVTETYVIKTVPPVLINGTLRATLNGISFVKPATPIRLADKYKVKGEYKLDFPNKPLNRTLRLDRSVINATYKGFIEVIFQNNDTVVQSFHIDGYSFFVVGFDFGEWTEDSRSRYNKWDAIARSTTQVFPGAWTAVLVSLDNAGAWNIRTENLDRWYLGQETYMRIVNPEENGETEFTAPGNVLYCGALQHLSKEPNTTNSAASILRGNSKLYFTLLVEFFALIYTFC from the exons ATGGCTCTGTTGGGGGTCTCtctgttttctctgttttctttgcTCCACATTGCTCTGATTCCACGCCTCTGTTTTGCTGCTGACCCCTACGCCTTTTATGACCTTCATGTCTCTTACATCACTGCCTCCCCTCTCGGCGTTCCTCAACAG GTTATAGCAATTAATGAGAAGTTTCCAGGTCCTGTAATCAATTCTACTACTAATTACAATGTTGTTGTCAATGTATGGAATGATTTGGATGAAGATCTCCTAATGACATG GCCTGGAATTCAAATGCGGCGTAATTCATGGCAGGACGGTCTTCTTGGCACAAATTGTCCAATTCATCCGAAAAGGAATTGGACTTATCAATTTCAAGTCAAGGATCAAATTGGGAGCTTTTTCTACTTCCCCTCTCTCAATTTGCAGAGAGCATCTGGCGGCTTTGGTCCTTTCATTATTAATAATCGGGATATAATCGCCATTCCTTTTGCAGAGCCAGATGGGGATATCATCATTATGATTGGTGACTGGTATACCCGGAATCATACG GCACTGCGGTCGGCCCTTGATGCTGGAAACGACCTTGGGATGCCTGATGGAGTTCTCATCAATGGGAAGGGACCTTACCAATACAACACCACTCTTGTACCTGATGGCATCCAGTATGAAACCATTCAAGTTGATCCGG GCAAAACATATCGAGTTCGGGTGCACAATGTTGGAGTTTCAACATGTTTGAACTTTAGAATTCAAAACCATTTTCTGACTCTAGCAGAAACAGAAGGATTCTATACAGTACAACAAAATTTTACAGACTTAGATATTCATGTTGGGCAATCTTATTCATTTTTGGTCACCATGGATCAGAATGCAAGTTCTGATTACTACATTGTGGCAAGTGCTAGGTTTGTGAATGAATCACTTTGGCAGAGAGTGACTGGGGTTGCCGTTTTACACTATTCCAACTCTAAAGGACCAGCAACTGGTCCTCTGCCCGACCCGCCAAATGATATTTATGACAAGTCAAGGCCAATAAACCAGGCATTAAGCATCAG GCAAAATGTATCTGCAAGTGGGGCTCGCCCTAATCCACAAGGGTCTTTTCACTATGGTTCGATTAATGTGACGGAAACATACGTGATAAAGACTGTGCCACCAGTATTGATCAATGGGACACTTCGAGCTACACTCAATGGGATCTCATTTGTCAAACCTGCTACACCAATCAGGCTTGCTGACAAGTATAAAGTGAAGGGAGAATATAAGCTTGATTTCCCCAATAAGCCACTTAACCGAACCCTCCGGCTCGACAGATCTGTTATTAATGCTACATATAAGGGATTCATAGAAGTCATATTTCAAAACAATGACACTGTAGTGCAGAGTTTTCATATAGATGGCTATTCATTTTTTGTGGTTGG TTTCGACTTTGGTGAGTGGACAGAAGACAGCAGAAGTAGATATAATAAGTGGGACGCAATTGCTCGCAGCACTACTCAG GTTTTCCCTGGGGCATGGACTGCGGTCCTCGTCTCTCTTGACAATGCTGGAGCATGGAACATTAGAACAGAAAATCTTGATAGATGGTATCTAGGCCAAGAAACTTATATGAGAATAGTCAATCCTGAGGAAAATGGTGAAACGGAATTTACTGCACCTGGGAATGTCTTATATTGTGGTGCACTCCAGCACTTATCCAA GGAACCAAACACCACCAACTCTGCAGCATCAATTTTAAGGGGAAACTCCAAGCTGTATTTCACTCTGCTGGTGGAATTCTTTGCTCTGATTTACACTTTTTGCTGA